A window from Staphylococcus succinus encodes these proteins:
- the allD gene encoding ureidoglycolate dehydrogenase produces the protein MRISKEKLFDLMKNKLVKAGLNEDAASDVADVLTFADYRGIHSHGAVRVEYYAERIAKGGITTKPNYQFERTGPSTGVFEGDNGPGHQAAKEAMDKAIDMAKENGVAVVGVKHISHSGALGYFVEMAAQQDMVGLSMCQSDPMVVPFGGTEPYFGTNPIAFSAPSNDERMITFDMATTVQAWGKVLDARAKNQSIPDTWAVNAQGEPTTNARDVHALVPVAGPKGYGLMMMVDILAGSLLGVPHGVHVSSMYKDLTKGRDLGQLHIVINPAFFTDLEQFKVRISTMLDELKAQPAAEGFGEIFYPGERGRLRSDKYDSDGIEIVDEIYNYLVSDNVHYDRYHGKNRFAE, from the coding sequence ATGCGTATATCAAAAGAAAAATTATTTGACTTAATGAAAAATAAATTAGTTAAAGCTGGGTTGAATGAAGATGCTGCGAGTGATGTTGCTGATGTACTTACTTTCGCAGATTATAGAGGTATTCATTCGCATGGAGCGGTAAGAGTAGAATATTATGCAGAACGTATTGCTAAGGGTGGTATTACTACGAAACCTAATTATCAATTTGAACGTACTGGACCTTCTACAGGTGTGTTTGAAGGAGATAACGGTCCGGGACATCAAGCTGCAAAAGAAGCTATGGACAAAGCGATTGATATGGCTAAAGAAAACGGAGTGGCTGTAGTAGGTGTGAAGCATATTTCTCATAGCGGTGCTTTAGGTTATTTCGTAGAGATGGCAGCACAGCAAGATATGGTTGGTTTAAGTATGTGCCAATCTGACCCAATGGTAGTGCCTTTTGGTGGAACTGAACCATACTTTGGTACAAATCCAATTGCGTTTAGTGCACCTTCAAATGATGAACGTATGATTACATTTGATATGGCTACAACTGTACAAGCTTGGGGTAAAGTACTTGATGCACGTGCAAAAAATCAATCCATTCCAGATACATGGGCTGTTAATGCGCAAGGCGAACCAACAACAAATGCTAGAGATGTACATGCACTTGTGCCTGTAGCGGGGCCTAAAGGTTATGGGCTCATGATGATGGTTGATATTTTGGCAGGAAGTCTACTAGGTGTGCCACATGGTGTCCATGTTTCATCTATGTATAAAGATTTGACGAAAGGGCGAGATTTAGGACAGCTTCATATTGTCATTAATCCAGCATTCTTTACTGATTTAGAGCAATTTAAGGTTAGAATTTCAACAATGTTAGACGAACTTAAAGCACAGCCGGCTGCAGAAGGATTTGGTGAAATATTCTATCCAGGCGAACGCGGACGCTTGCGTAGTGATAAATATGACAGTGATGGTATTGAAATTGTTGATGAAATATATAACTATTTAGTGTCAGATAATGTGCACTATGATCGTTACCACGGAAAAAATCGATTTGCTGAATAA
- the arcC gene encoding carbamate kinase, translated as MGKRVVLALGGNAILQPKQEASYENQYNNVYAATRKMAELKEKGYNVVVTHGNGPQVGNIIAQNEAAKEIVEPLPINACNAESQGFIGYMMEEALKNHLESLNIDSSVVTLLTMVEVDKDDPAFKNPSKPIGVFFNELEAKRLEETHGFVMVEDAGRGYRRVVPSPEPLVIHGVEQIKSLINQAIVISSGGGGIPVYRDENGTIHGVEAVIDKDRSGLKLAQQVEADTFMMLTDVPNVYVNFGKANEQKLETISVEQAKNYVVEGQFPAGSMLPKIEAAIQFAELGKESIICSLDDAIDALNGKAGTRIVLEKATEIVN; from the coding sequence ATGGGTAAGCGAGTTGTACTTGCCTTAGGCGGGAATGCAATATTACAACCTAAACAAGAAGCATCATATGAAAATCAATATAACAATGTATATGCTGCTACACGTAAAATGGCAGAGTTAAAAGAGAAAGGCTACAATGTTGTAGTCACACACGGTAATGGTCCGCAAGTGGGGAATATTATAGCGCAAAATGAAGCGGCGAAAGAAATTGTAGAACCGTTACCTATTAACGCATGTAATGCTGAATCACAAGGCTTTATTGGGTATATGATGGAAGAAGCCTTAAAAAACCACTTGGAATCTTTAAATATTGATAGCAGTGTTGTAACCTTACTTACAATGGTAGAAGTAGATAAAGATGATCCAGCATTTAAAAATCCATCAAAACCTATTGGCGTATTTTTTAACGAATTAGAAGCTAAACGTTTAGAGGAAACACACGGTTTTGTAATGGTCGAAGATGCAGGTAGAGGGTACCGTCGTGTCGTTCCATCTCCAGAACCTTTAGTGATTCATGGCGTAGAGCAGATTAAGTCGTTAATTAATCAAGCGATTGTAATTTCTTCTGGCGGTGGCGGTATACCAGTTTATAGAGACGAAAATGGAACAATCCATGGTGTAGAAGCTGTTATCGATAAAGATCGCTCAGGGTTAAAGTTGGCGCAACAAGTTGAAGCAGATACGTTCATGATGCTGACAGATGTTCCAAATGTATATGTGAATTTTGGTAAAGCTAATGAACAAAAGTTAGAAACCATTTCTGTTGAGCAAGCTAAAAATTATGTTGTGGAAGGACAATTTCCAGCAGGGAGTATGTTACCTAAGATAGAAGCTGCGATTCAATTTGCTGAATTGGGTAAAGAATCTATTATCTGTTCATTAGATGATGCAATTGATGCACTTAATGGTAAAGCCGGCACACGTATTGTCTTAGAAAAAGCGACAGAAATAGTTAATTAA
- a CDS encoding acyl-CoA synthetase FdrA, with translation MLYTIIKENTYQDSIVLMLLSNKLSAIEGVNQVSIMMGTPANKDIFKSSGLGTAELENAKPNDILIVIDTDDETKIDEVDQEVEAELKGKAESDSQTHKQDEASNWKRALELAENPNLALISIPGQYAAMEAENALNHNLNVFMFSDNVAKEDEVRLKEMAHDKGLLVMGPDCGTGIIHGLPLAFTNTVNAGDIGVVGASGTGIQEVTTIIDREGKGVTNAIGTGGRDLSTEVGAITMLDSIKALNQDPKVKVITVISKPPAKAVEEKVLNVLRNIDKPVVALFLGAKPTYTEPNIYHAYTLEEAARVSVQLSNGDTPNFKPKVLDNISVNLTAKQDGIKGYYSGGTLASEAAMLVKDTLGDDSDSETPEGFSYKGGNHEIIDLGDDIYTQGRPHPMIDPTKRIEMLEKSAEDPSTAVIMLDNVIGYGSHDDMASELAPTIQNIRAKVSEDGRSLAILVTVVGTEHDHQDYHAQINTLKAAGAIVCDTNDQMVRTAINLIGGTVAQPEREVQNFDVEPVDLTIDDKIMNLINHKPSVINIGLQSFTEAIQSNEAQVVQFNWRPIAGGDEKLMKVLQFLNNYEGETV, from the coding sequence ATGCTATACACAATAATTAAAGAAAATACGTATCAAGATTCGATTGTATTAATGTTATTATCGAATAAATTATCTGCTATTGAAGGTGTGAATCAAGTATCTATTATGATGGGCACACCTGCAAACAAGGATATCTTCAAATCTTCGGGATTAGGTACTGCAGAATTAGAAAATGCTAAACCTAATGATATTTTAATTGTCATTGATACAGATGATGAAACGAAAATAGATGAAGTTGACCAAGAGGTAGAAGCTGAATTAAAAGGAAAAGCAGAAAGTGATAGTCAGACACACAAACAAGATGAAGCTTCGAATTGGAAGCGTGCATTAGAACTAGCAGAAAATCCTAACCTTGCACTTATTTCTATACCAGGTCAATATGCGGCAATGGAAGCAGAAAATGCACTTAACCATAATTTGAATGTATTTATGTTTAGCGATAACGTTGCAAAAGAAGATGAAGTACGTTTAAAAGAAATGGCGCATGATAAAGGTCTTTTAGTTATGGGGCCAGACTGTGGAACTGGAATTATACATGGTTTGCCACTTGCATTTACTAATACTGTCAATGCAGGTGACATAGGCGTGGTAGGTGCTTCTGGAACAGGTATTCAAGAAGTAACGACAATTATTGATCGCGAAGGTAAAGGCGTGACAAATGCGATTGGAACTGGTGGCAGAGATTTGTCTACAGAAGTCGGCGCAATAACAATGCTCGATAGTATTAAAGCCTTAAATCAAGATCCTAAAGTGAAAGTGATCACTGTGATTTCTAAACCACCAGCTAAAGCAGTTGAAGAAAAAGTACTTAATGTATTACGAAATATTGATAAACCAGTAGTAGCATTGTTCTTAGGCGCTAAACCTACCTATACAGAACCTAATATTTATCATGCTTATACGTTAGAAGAAGCGGCGCGTGTGTCAGTACAACTATCTAATGGAGATACACCAAACTTCAAGCCAAAAGTTTTGGATAATATTTCAGTCAACTTAACTGCTAAACAAGATGGTATTAAAGGATATTATTCAGGTGGTACATTAGCTTCCGAAGCGGCAATGTTAGTGAAAGATACATTGGGAGATGACTCAGATAGCGAAACACCGGAAGGATTTTCTTATAAAGGTGGTAATCATGAAATCATTGATTTAGGTGATGATATCTATACACAAGGTAGACCACATCCAATGATTGATCCGACTAAGCGTATTGAAATGTTAGAAAAATCTGCAGAAGATCCATCAACAGCAGTGATTATGTTAGATAATGTCATCGGCTATGGTAGTCATGATGATATGGCGAGTGAGCTTGCGCCAACAATTCAAAATATACGCGCTAAAGTGAGTGAAGATGGTCGTTCTCTAGCAATACTTGTTACAGTGGTTGGGACAGAACATGATCATCAAGACTATCATGCACAAATTAATACTTTAAAAGCAGCAGGCGCTATCGTTTGTGATACCAATGATCAGATGGTTCGTACGGCAATTAATTTAATTGGTGGTACGGTTGCACAACCAGAACGAGAAGTACAGAACTTTGATGTGGAACCAGTGGATTTAACTATAGATGATAAAATAATGAATTTGATAAATCATAAACCAAGTGTCATTAATATTGGATTGCAAAGTTTTACTGAAGCTATTCAATCTAATGAAGCGCAAGTGGTTCAATTTAATTGGCGCCCAATTGCTGGTGGTGATGAAAAATTAATGAAAGTACTACAATTTTTAAATAACTACGAAGGAGAGACAGTATAA
- a CDS encoding DUF2877 domain-containing protein → MEKRKSFYVHSIFKKGFNIVSEKQELIFVGSDENGTFPFGIVIDQQTKAQLLKVIDKGQTIKLGPNAIYLNASYQLVWQVEQLPINDWNSTTHIKQFECNIKHYDFSEYHQTDFDYEKMKKFMHLLEYENGETVETYYRHIIGRGQGLTPSGDDILTGMLFVHFIHPYITNRNLEILAHILEKPLTTLVGETFLKCAQKGQFSSKISVLQHDPSLYHMNQLLEVGSTSGKDTLYGMYVALTLRSETYG, encoded by the coding sequence TTGGAAAAGAGAAAATCGTTCTACGTGCATAGTATTTTTAAAAAAGGATTTAATATTGTAAGTGAGAAACAAGAGCTTATATTTGTAGGAAGTGATGAAAATGGAACTTTTCCGTTTGGTATTGTCATTGATCAACAAACAAAAGCTCAATTACTTAAGGTGATTGATAAGGGCCAAACTATCAAATTAGGCCCTAATGCAATTTATCTTAATGCATCATATCAACTTGTATGGCAAGTTGAACAATTACCAATTAATGACTGGAATAGCACTACACATATTAAGCAATTTGAATGTAACATAAAGCACTACGATTTTTCAGAGTATCATCAAACAGACTTTGATTACGAAAAAATGAAAAAGTTTATGCACTTATTAGAGTACGAAAACGGGGAAACAGTTGAAACTTATTATCGCCATATTATAGGTAGAGGACAAGGACTCACGCCTTCAGGTGATGATATATTAACAGGTATGTTATTTGTTCATTTTATTCATCCATATATAACGAATCGAAATTTAGAAATATTAGCACATATACTTGAAAAGCCGCTTACTACGCTAGTCGGTGAAACTTTTTTGAAATGTGCACAAAAAGGACAATTTAGTTCGAAAATTTCAGTGCTACAACATGATCCATCATTATATCACATGAACCAATTGTTAGAAGTTGGATCAACTTCGGGAAAAGATACATTGTATGGTATGTATGTAGCACTAACTTTAAGGAGTGAAACATATGGGTAA
- a CDS encoding DUF1116 domain-containing protein has protein sequence MGYKTIDEANQAVIDKMIAAAPFLVDVVPAKSKIPELTDHVLLHAGPPIEYENMTDPMQGSCVGAILFEGWASNEQGARELLENGKITLIPCHHVNAVGPMGGITSANMPVLVVENRESGNEAYCQMNEGIGAVLRFGAYNETVVNRLHWMKDVLGPVLSKALHQMKDGLNVNVLIAKAIAMGDEFHQRNIAASLAFLKEVTPIISDLEDVEQAQRTEVIQFLADTDQFFLNIAMATGKAMMDAARQIEHGTVVTAMCRNGENFGVRIAGMGDQWFTAPVNTPQGLYFTGYSADDANTDIGDSAITETIGVGGMAMIAAPAVTRFVGTGGFDDALKISNEMTEICIGENPNFAIPTWNFKGACLGIDARKVVETGITPVINTGIAHKIAGYGQIGAGTVHPPIECFEKAITAYAEKLGFKA, from the coding sequence ATGGGTTACAAAACAATAGATGAAGCTAACCAAGCGGTTATTGACAAAATGATTGCAGCAGCGCCATTTTTAGTAGATGTGGTACCTGCCAAATCTAAAATTCCTGAACTTACAGACCATGTCTTGCTACATGCTGGACCGCCAATTGAATATGAAAATATGACTGATCCGATGCAAGGTTCTTGTGTAGGTGCCATTCTTTTTGAAGGTTGGGCGAGTAACGAACAAGGTGCACGTGAATTATTAGAAAATGGAAAGATCACTCTAATACCTTGCCATCATGTGAATGCTGTGGGGCCTATGGGAGGTATAACATCTGCAAATATGCCTGTACTCGTAGTTGAAAATAGAGAAAGTGGTAATGAAGCTTATTGCCAAATGAATGAAGGTATCGGTGCGGTGCTACGTTTTGGTGCTTATAATGAAACAGTAGTCAATCGTCTGCATTGGATGAAAGATGTATTAGGTCCAGTATTAAGTAAAGCCTTGCACCAAATGAAAGATGGTTTGAATGTAAATGTGTTAATTGCTAAAGCGATTGCCATGGGTGACGAATTCCATCAACGTAATATTGCAGCTTCATTAGCGTTTCTTAAAGAAGTGACGCCAATTATTAGCGACTTAGAAGATGTTGAACAAGCACAGCGTACAGAAGTTATTCAATTCTTAGCTGATACAGACCAATTTTTCTTAAATATTGCTATGGCTACTGGAAAAGCAATGATGGATGCTGCGCGTCAAATCGAACATGGAACCGTAGTGACTGCTATGTGTCGTAATGGTGAAAATTTTGGCGTACGTATTGCAGGTATGGGCGATCAATGGTTTACTGCACCCGTTAATACACCACAAGGCTTATATTTCACTGGTTATTCTGCGGATGATGCTAATACGGATATTGGAGATTCTGCAATTACGGAAACGATTGGTGTAGGTGGTATGGCAATGATTGCTGCACCTGCTGTTACGAGATTTGTTGGAACGGGCGGTTTTGATGATGCCTTAAAAATCAGTAATGAAATGACAGAGATTTGTATTGGTGAAAATCCTAACTTTGCGATTCCGACATGGAACTTTAAGGGCGCTTGTCTAGGCATAGATGCACGTAAAGTTGTAGAAACAGGTATTACACCTGTAATTAATACAGGTATTGCGCATAAAATAGCTGGTTATGGTCAAATTGGTGCTGGTACTGTCCATCCTCCAATAGAATGTTTTGAAAAAGCAATTACAGCTTACGCTGAGAAATTAGGCTTTAAAGCGTGA